In Cupriavidus basilensis, one genomic interval encodes:
- the guaB gene encoding IMP dehydrogenase, with product MRLVQKALTFDDVLLVPAYSSVLPRDVSLRTRLTRSIELNIPLVSAAMDTVTEARLAIAMAQAGGIGIVHKNLKPADQAREVARVKRYESGVLRDPITIPPDMKIRDVIALSHQYGISGFPVVEGKTVVGIITNRDLRFEEELDAPARAKMTPREKLVTVGEDASLEDAKRLMNRHRLERVLVVNKDFELNGLITVKDIQKAVEHPLASKDDRGQLRVGAAVGVGPDNDERVDLLVKAGVDVIVVDTAHGHSQGVLDRVRWVKQNYPQVQVIGGNIATGAAARALVDHGADGVKVGIGPGSICTTRIVAGVGVPQITAVSNVAEALKGTGVPLVADGGIRYSGDIAKALAAGAHVVMMGGMFSGTEEAPGEVFLYQGRSFKSYRGMGSVGAMKDGAADRYFQEDNTANVDKLVPEGIEGRVAYKGSVTAIIHQMCGGVRASMGYCGSSSIADWHETSEFVQITAAGMRESHVHDVQITKEAPNYYID from the coding sequence TGACGTGCTCCTCGTGCCGGCCTATTCGTCGGTACTGCCCCGGGATGTTTCGCTCCGTACCCGCCTGACCCGTTCGATCGAACTGAACATTCCGCTGGTATCCGCCGCCATGGATACCGTCACGGAAGCCCGCCTGGCAATTGCCATGGCGCAGGCCGGTGGTATCGGCATCGTCCACAAGAACCTGAAGCCGGCCGACCAGGCCCGGGAAGTGGCGCGCGTGAAGCGCTACGAATCCGGTGTGCTGCGTGACCCGATCACCATTCCCCCCGACATGAAGATCCGCGATGTGATTGCACTATCACATCAATACGGCATCTCCGGTTTCCCGGTGGTGGAAGGCAAGACCGTGGTCGGCATCATCACCAACCGCGACCTGCGTTTCGAGGAAGAACTGGACGCGCCCGCGCGCGCCAAGATGACGCCGCGCGAAAAGCTCGTCACGGTGGGCGAAGACGCATCGCTGGAAGACGCCAAGCGCCTGATGAACCGCCACCGCCTCGAGCGTGTGCTGGTGGTCAACAAGGACTTCGAGCTCAACGGCCTGATCACCGTCAAGGACATCCAGAAGGCAGTGGAACATCCGCTGGCCAGCAAGGATGACCGCGGCCAGTTGCGGGTCGGCGCCGCAGTCGGCGTGGGCCCCGACAACGACGAACGCGTGGACCTGCTGGTCAAGGCCGGCGTGGACGTGATCGTGGTCGATACCGCCCACGGCCACAGCCAGGGCGTGCTGGACCGCGTGCGCTGGGTCAAGCAGAACTACCCGCAGGTGCAGGTGATCGGCGGCAACATCGCCACCGGTGCTGCCGCGCGCGCGCTGGTCGATCATGGCGCCGACGGCGTCAAGGTCGGTATCGGCCCGGGCTCGATCTGCACCACCCGTATCGTTGCTGGCGTGGGCGTGCCGCAGATCACGGCGGTCTCCAACGTGGCCGAAGCCCTCAAGGGCACCGGCGTGCCGCTGGTGGCCGACGGCGGCATCCGCTACTCGGGCGACATCGCCAAGGCACTGGCTGCCGGCGCGCATGTGGTCATGATGGGCGGCATGTTCTCCGGTACCGAAGAGGCACCGGGTGAAGTGTTCCTGTACCAGGGTCGTTCCTTCAAGAGCTACCGCGGCATGGGTTCGGTCGGCGCGATGAAGGACGGCGCGGCAGATCGCTACTTCCAGGAAGACAACACCGCCAACGTCGACAAGCTGGTCCCTGAAGGCATTGAAGGCCGCGTGGCCTACAAGGGCTCGGTTACCGCCATCATCCACCAGATGTGCGGCGGCGTGCGTGCCTCCATGGGCTACTGCGGCAGCAGCTCGATCGCAGACTGGCACGAGACCTCCGAGTTCGTGCAGATCACCGCCGCGGGCATGCGCGAGTCGCATGTGCACGACGTGCAGATCACCAAGGAAGCGCCGAACTACTACATCGACTAA